One Agrococcus jenensis genomic region harbors:
- a CDS encoding sulfite exporter TauE/SafE family protein — MDLLSFVVALVAVLIGAVGQRMIGMGWGLVVTPAIALVAGPLAAVLVVNLYGAIACLVILPQVWRDVDWRRLLWIAIPAVALMVPGLLLAKGLDTDLLRVVVGAIAIAGVVISVAFTRASRTHDGPVLRVATGTAIGVLNASVGMGAPAVGVYSLVSGWQDRTFVATMQPFWVLVSGAIVVVRPFVAPDGSPDWPLWAWLVLAVPVVAGVLLGNRLAHLVNRTVVRAAIIGLSVLGGGALIVTGAMGLAG, encoded by the coding sequence GTGGACCTGCTCTCGTTCGTCGTCGCGCTCGTCGCGGTACTCATCGGCGCCGTCGGCCAGCGGATGATCGGCATGGGCTGGGGGCTCGTCGTCACGCCCGCGATCGCCCTCGTCGCGGGCCCGCTGGCGGCAGTGCTCGTCGTGAACCTCTACGGCGCGATCGCGTGCCTCGTGATCCTCCCCCAGGTCTGGCGCGACGTCGACTGGCGGCGGCTGCTCTGGATCGCGATCCCCGCGGTCGCGCTCATGGTGCCGGGGCTGCTGCTCGCGAAGGGCCTCGACACCGACCTCCTGCGCGTCGTCGTCGGCGCGATCGCGATCGCCGGCGTCGTCATCAGCGTCGCGTTCACGAGGGCCTCGCGCACCCACGACGGGCCGGTGCTGCGCGTCGCCACCGGCACCGCGATCGGCGTGCTCAACGCGAGCGTCGGGATGGGCGCGCCTGCGGTCGGCGTCTACTCGCTCGTCTCCGGCTGGCAGGATCGCACGTTCGTCGCCACGATGCAGCCGTTCTGGGTGCTCGTCAGCGGAGCGATCGTCGTCGTGCGGCCCTTCGTAGCGCCCGACGGCTCGCCGGACTGGCCGCTCTGGGCATGGCTCGTGCTCGCGGTGCCGGTCGTGGCCGGCGTGCTGCTCGGCAACCGCCTCGCCCACCTCGTGAACCGCACGGTCGTGCGGGCCGCGATCATCGGCCTCTCGGTGCTCGGCGGTGGCGCCCTCATCGTCACGGGCGCGATGGGCCTCGCCGGCTGA
- a CDS encoding IclR family transcriptional regulator, which translates to MPEPRTTPAKGAGGAGDTSGSQTLSRGLTALALLADHGSQTIQSLADLLGVHRSVAYRLVRTLEEHRLVVRAGGLLSLGPQLVVLARDVEHDLQSASLPHLQQLADELGMTAFLTVRDGDDAVTLVTAVPRGVNASVAQHPGHRHPIALGAPGIAIQAMLDDAVWRELGHDEPMHPEVASVRSRGWAVSANEVIQGITSVGAPIRDRRSTDASVAVVTVGQPDTDALGRAVVATAAAIAADLR; encoded by the coding sequence ATGCCCGAGCCCCGCACGACCCCCGCGAAGGGCGCAGGCGGCGCGGGTGACACGAGCGGCTCCCAGACGCTCTCCCGCGGCCTGACCGCCCTGGCGCTGCTCGCCGATCACGGCAGCCAGACGATCCAGTCGCTCGCCGACCTGCTCGGCGTGCACCGCTCGGTGGCCTACCGGCTGGTCCGCACGCTCGAGGAGCACCGCCTCGTCGTGCGCGCCGGCGGCCTGCTCTCGCTCGGACCGCAGCTCGTCGTGCTCGCGCGCGACGTCGAGCACGACCTGCAGTCGGCGTCCCTCCCCCACCTGCAGCAGCTCGCCGACGAGCTGGGGATGACGGCGTTCCTGACGGTGCGCGACGGCGACGACGCCGTCACCCTCGTGACGGCCGTGCCGCGTGGGGTCAACGCATCCGTCGCCCAGCACCCCGGCCACCGCCACCCCATCGCGCTCGGCGCGCCCGGCATCGCGATCCAGGCGATGCTCGACGACGCGGTCTGGCGCGAGCTCGGGCACGACGAGCCGATGCACCCCGAGGTCGCCTCGGTGCGCTCGCGCGGCTGGGCGGTGAGCGCCAACGAGGTGATCCAGGGCATCACGTCGGTCGGCGCCCCCATCCGCGACCGCCGGTCGACGGATGCCTCCGTCGCGGTCGTGACCGTCGGCCAGCCGGACACCGACGCGCTCGGGCGCGCCGTGGTGGCGACGGCCGCCGCGATCGCAGCCGACCTGCGCTGA
- a CDS encoding DUF3644 domain-containing protein, translating to MAPRPRWWHTLQASKAEVLLAVDLYNRSGNERQLEAFIVHMNLGWMKLLQARTDADGGEMIERDARGWRRKHPEGGFLYKSLRVLLAEQLDATDPRLNNIVFFQGLRNQIEHRHEARIAALVAGRTQALLINYEETLVEWFGPTEALGSELRFPLFVSTITEDAASAVKALRSQVPKGVLDWVQDFDTALEPDIRADQRFDFRIYLVPHTGPKTSADAAMTFIRASDLTTDQRALLDQVQTIIREKQVPVEDLNGLKAGEVVEQVSRRLDATFNMHMHTQAWKFFGVRPATSALNRASTKPEFCRYNSTFEQYTYTPAWVEYLVRHLSDAEQYAAVRGWRPEATPPS from the coding sequence ATGGCTCCGCGTCCCCGATGGTGGCACACCCTTCAAGCGTCGAAAGCAGAAGTGCTGCTCGCCGTCGACCTCTACAACCGGTCCGGCAACGAACGTCAGCTGGAGGCGTTCATCGTGCATATGAACCTCGGCTGGATGAAGCTTCTGCAGGCACGCACTGACGCCGACGGTGGCGAGATGATAGAACGCGATGCACGCGGGTGGCGCCGCAAACATCCAGAAGGCGGATTCCTCTACAAGTCCCTCCGCGTTCTATTGGCCGAACAGCTTGACGCGACCGACCCCCGGCTCAACAACATCGTCTTCTTTCAGGGGCTCCGAAATCAAATAGAGCACCGGCACGAAGCGCGGATAGCGGCGCTCGTCGCGGGCCGAACCCAAGCCCTTCTTATAAACTATGAGGAGACTCTAGTCGAATGGTTCGGCCCGACGGAAGCACTGGGGTCGGAGTTGCGCTTTCCCTTGTTCGTTTCGACAATTACCGAGGACGCCGCTAGCGCGGTGAAAGCCCTTAGAAGCCAAGTCCCGAAGGGCGTCTTGGACTGGGTGCAAGACTTCGATACAGCGCTTGAGCCCGACATTCGCGCCGATCAGCGCTTCGACTTTCGCATCTACCTTGTCCCGCATACCGGTCCGAAAACCAGCGCAGATGCCGCCATGACGTTCATAAGAGCGAGCGACCTGACGACCGACCAGCGGGCGCTACTAGACCAGGTGCAGACGATCATTCGAGAGAAGCAAGTCCCCGTCGAGGACTTGAACGGCCTGAAGGCCGGGGAGGTGGTCGAGCAGGTCTCGCGACGCTTGGACGCCACTTTCAACATGCACATGCACACACAAGCATGGAAGTTCTTCGGTGTGCGTCCCGCGACGAGCGCGCTCAACCGCGCCTCGACTAAGCCGGAATTCTGTCGCTACAACTCCACGTTCGAGCAATACACCTACACACCGGCGTGGGTCGAGTACTTGGTACGACACTTGTCGGACGCGGAGCAATATGCCGCAGTGCGAGGTTGGCGACCAGAGGCGACGCCGCCAAGCTAG
- a CDS encoding MerR family transcriptional regulator: protein MRSSLLSIGELASEFGLEPHVLRHWEAEGVLSPTTRVGGKRRYDDAARMRIGTILRGQDAGMSLAAIRAVLATSSAAERHAMLADQVAALEQRQAELDAALAVVRHLQSCEHSDFAQCPGFRELITAEPQPIAHSPRVHARARRERAAI, encoded by the coding sequence ATGAGGTCAAGTCTGCTGTCGATCGGCGAGCTCGCGAGCGAGTTCGGGCTCGAGCCGCACGTGCTGCGCCACTGGGAAGCGGAGGGCGTGCTGTCGCCGACGACGCGCGTCGGCGGCAAGCGGCGCTACGACGACGCCGCGCGGATGCGCATCGGCACCATCCTGCGCGGCCAGGACGCGGGGATGTCGCTCGCCGCCATCCGCGCCGTGCTCGCAACCTCGAGCGCGGCCGAGCGGCACGCGATGCTCGCCGACCAGGTGGCCGCGCTCGAGCAGCGGCAGGCGGAGCTCGACGCGGCGCTCGCGGTCGTCCGCCACCTGCAGTCGTGCGAGCACAGCGACTTCGCGCAGTGCCCCGGGTTCCGTGAGCTCATCACCGCGGAGCCGCAGCCGATCGCGCACTCGCCGCGCGTGCACGCTCGCGCTCGTCGCGAACGAGCCGCTATCTGA
- a CDS encoding DCL family protein, whose translation MAIPFIVPSRVFRSRTEAKNYIRDEILRAYDIRQAIPTDSVHHQLLLEVLELHADAVDKIGPGIVHFYVEETWRLPGREAVGRDQRALMVVRSDGKAVDWSYHHVIDSPTPAANVKSALAFALETSRLERRDADFASGPVTCAITGQVIPQKHQADTRHLDPTWHELTTGFVGTIGGWGAVETHSGKGGAFVGRDVEDVALRDAWLRYYAANGKPVYVKNELAERD comes from the coding sequence ATGGCCATCCCGTTCATCGTGCCGTCTCGCGTCTTCAGGTCCCGCACGGAGGCTAAGAACTACATACGTGATGAGATCCTGCGCGCGTATGACATCCGTCAGGCCATCCCCACAGATTCGGTTCACCATCAGTTGCTTCTTGAGGTACTGGAGCTGCACGCCGATGCAGTAGACAAGATCGGTCCGGGAATCGTTCACTTTTACGTGGAGGAGACCTGGCGCTTGCCGGGCAGAGAAGCCGTAGGCCGTGACCAGCGGGCTCTGATGGTCGTGCGCTCGGATGGAAAAGCAGTGGATTGGAGCTATCACCACGTGATCGACAGTCCAACACCGGCTGCGAACGTCAAGAGCGCCCTGGCGTTCGCGCTGGAGACGAGTCGCCTTGAACGCCGAGACGCCGACTTCGCTTCCGGACCCGTGACGTGCGCGATAACGGGCCAAGTGATCCCGCAAAAGCACCAGGCCGATACGCGGCATCTCGACCCAACTTGGCACGAACTGACGACCGGGTTCGTCGGTACGATCGGCGGCTGGGGAGCAGTCGAAACTCACAGCGGCAAGGGCGGCGCTTTCGTGGGTAGGGACGTGGAGGACGTCGCGCTGCGAGACGCATGGTTGCGTTATTACGCCGCCAACGGGAAGCCGGTCTACGTGAAGAACGAGCTCGCTGAGAGGGACTGA
- a CDS encoding sulfite exporter TauE/SafE family protein, whose protein sequence is MIDPVTLLLYAAALLVATVAQRVIGLGFGLIMGPVSVMVAGPIAAVPLNCIFATVGCVLMLPGVWRDVDWRRLAWLVLPAIPASVAGLLLARTVPADALRIAVGVVTIAGLLLSLAFTRTRHTLDGPATRITAGLAIGGLNAAVGVGAPPVGAYALVSRWTPRTMAATMQPFWVVLNLSTLAGRELLVPQGFPEWPWWAWLGASAAAALGTLLAHRIAHLVPERAARVTIVVLSLAGGAAVIASGVAGLLAAA, encoded by the coding sequence ATGATCGACCCCGTCACGCTGCTGCTGTACGCGGCAGCGCTGCTCGTCGCGACCGTCGCCCAGCGCGTCATCGGCCTGGGGTTCGGGCTCATCATGGGCCCGGTCTCGGTGATGGTCGCAGGCCCCATCGCGGCCGTGCCGCTCAACTGCATCTTCGCGACCGTCGGCTGCGTGCTCATGCTGCCCGGCGTCTGGCGCGACGTCGACTGGCGGCGCCTCGCCTGGCTCGTGCTGCCGGCGATCCCGGCGAGCGTGGCCGGGCTGCTGCTCGCGCGCACGGTGCCGGCGGATGCCCTGCGCATCGCCGTCGGCGTCGTCACGATCGCGGGCCTGCTGCTCTCGCTCGCCTTCACGCGCACCCGCCACACGCTCGACGGCCCGGCGACCCGCATCACCGCCGGGCTCGCCATCGGCGGGCTGAACGCCGCCGTGGGGGTCGGCGCACCGCCGGTCGGCGCGTACGCGCTCGTCAGCCGCTGGACGCCGCGCACCATGGCCGCGACGATGCAGCCGTTCTGGGTCGTGCTCAACCTGTCGACCCTGGCCGGGCGCGAGCTGCTCGTGCCGCAGGGCTTCCCCGAGTGGCCGTGGTGGGCGTGGCTCGGGGCGTCGGCGGCCGCCGCCCTCGGCACCCTGCTCGCGCACCGCATCGCCCACCTCGTGCCCGAGCGCGCGGCGCGCGTCACGATCGTGGTGCTGTCGCTCGCCGGCGGCGCCGCCGTCATCGCGAGCGGCGTGGCCGGGCTCCTCGCGGCCGCCTGA
- a CDS encoding diacylglycerol/lipid kinase family protein, translating into MRIVVASNPTARFGRNGALGAIVAARIADLGNEVEHIAAADYAGQLEQTRFAMIRSDALVVVGGDGMVHLGVNIVGGTSKRLVVIPAGSGNDFAAGLGIGSLQAALDGLAAMLASEPDRVDLLRIEHPDGVTIAAGVVSVGFDADVNVRSFRFTRVPSRIRYQASILATVLRPQHRTFRVRLDGGAERTWRTLVAAIANNRTFGGGIPIAPDASMRDGRLTAVFADELRYPAFLALLARVLRGTHTTDRRVTVVDCETAEIASDETVIVCADGEIVGRLPVRCSVMQGALQVHRLP; encoded by the coding sequence GTGCGCATCGTCGTCGCCTCGAACCCCACCGCCCGCTTCGGCCGCAACGGCGCGCTCGGCGCGATCGTCGCGGCGCGCATCGCGGATCTCGGCAACGAGGTCGAGCACATCGCCGCCGCCGACTACGCGGGCCAGCTCGAGCAGACGCGCTTCGCGATGATCCGGTCGGATGCGCTCGTCGTCGTGGGCGGTGACGGGATGGTGCACCTCGGGGTCAACATCGTCGGCGGCACGTCGAAGCGCCTCGTCGTGATCCCGGCGGGCAGCGGCAACGACTTCGCGGCGGGCCTCGGCATCGGGTCGCTGCAGGCCGCCCTCGACGGGCTGGCGGCGATGCTCGCGTCCGAGCCCGACCGCGTCGACCTCCTCCGGATCGAGCACCCCGACGGCGTCACGATCGCCGCGGGGGTCGTCTCGGTCGGGTTCGACGCCGACGTCAACGTGCGGTCGTTCCGGTTCACTCGCGTGCCGAGCCGCATCCGCTACCAGGCGTCGATCCTCGCGACGGTGCTGCGGCCGCAGCACCGCACCTTCCGGGTGCGGCTCGACGGGGGAGCGGAGCGCACCTGGCGCACGCTCGTCGCGGCGATCGCGAACAACCGCACCTTCGGCGGCGGCATCCCGATCGCGCCGGATGCGTCGATGCGCGACGGTCGGCTCACCGCCGTCTTCGCCGACGAGCTGCGGTACCCGGCGTTCCTCGCGCTGCTCGCGCGGGTGCTGCGCGGCACGCACACCACCGACCGGCGCGTCACGGTCGTCGACTGCGAGACCGCCGAGATCGCGAGCGACGAGACGGTGATCGTCTGCGCCGACGGCGAGATCGTCGGTCGGCTCCCGGTCCGCTGCAGCGTGATGCAGGGCGCGCTGCAGGTGCACCGCCTGCCCTGA
- a CDS encoding zf-TFIIB domain-containing protein, with translation MQCPNDAATLVMSERSGIEIDYCPECRGIWLDRGELDKIIERAEQQQPDYGQQPSAGQQQPYGQGHGQQQGHGQQSYGHQQPYGQQPGGQQPYGQQPGQQPGQQSGSSDTVGKLADKALRMVQERSNGQRGRYDQQQRRSRGGWLGDILG, from the coding sequence ATGCAGTGCCCGAACGACGCAGCGACCCTGGTGATGAGCGAGCGGAGCGGCATCGAGATCGACTACTGCCCCGAGTGTCGAGGCATCTGGCTCGACCGCGGTGAGCTCGACAAGATCATCGAGCGCGCCGAGCAGCAGCAGCCGGACTACGGCCAGCAGCCCTCCGCCGGACAGCAGCAGCCCTACGGCCAGGGCCACGGCCAGCAGCAGGGCCATGGGCAGCAGTCCTACGGCCACCAGCAGCCGTATGGTCAGCAGCCTGGCGGCCAGCAGCCGTACGGCCAGCAGCCCGGCCAGCAGCCCGGCCAGCAGTCCGGCTCGAGCGACACCGTCGGCAAGCTCGCCGACAAGGCCCTCCGCATGGTGCAGGAGCGCTCCAACGGGCAGCGGGGCCGCTACGACCAGCAGCAGCGGCGCAGCCGCGGCGGCTGGCTCGGCGACATCCTCGGCTGA
- a CDS encoding FAD-binding monooxygenase: protein MQFHHHGYVSTDPRMQPAAGIGLDRPTTLPDEVDVLIVGTGPAGMITAAQLAQFPDVNVRIIERRPERLAIGQADGIQARSVETFQAFGFAEHITAEAYRITEMAFWGPDPEDPSRIVRGATPDDDPAGISEFPHLIVNQARVLDYFAEAARFAPGRVVPDYGYEFKTLEVTDEGEFPVVVTLAHTAGDAKDEERIIRAKYVVGADGARSAVRSAIGCTLAGQSANHAWGVMDVLAVTDFPDIRTKCAIQSASGGNILLIPREGGYLFRMYVDLGEVPEDDRGAVRKTTVEQIIAKANAIIAPYTLDVRNVAWSSVYEVGHRLTDRFDDVLADERGTRTPRVFIAGDACHTHSAKAGQGMNVSMQDGFNIGWKLGHVLDGRAPESLLDTYSLERQVVAQALIDFDKEWSTLMAKPVSELGSPQEVAEFYTRTAEFPAGFMTQYEPSMIVGTPEHQQLATGFPIGKRFKSARGVKVCDTNPVHIGHFHQADGRWRIYAFADSAAPGQGSALAEWAEWLANDPQSPIAVHTPAGRDTSALFDVRAIYQQGHHDIDLNDVPDAFKPIVGPFELMNLENVYATLPDDDIFDARGISRDGAVVVVRPDQYVAHVLPLTATDELAAFFRGALTPAA, encoded by the coding sequence GTGCAGTTCCACCACCACGGATACGTGTCCACCGACCCGCGCATGCAGCCCGCCGCAGGCATCGGCCTCGACCGGCCGACTACGCTTCCCGACGAGGTCGACGTGCTCATCGTCGGGACGGGGCCTGCCGGCATGATCACCGCCGCGCAGCTCGCGCAGTTCCCCGACGTCAACGTGCGCATCATCGAGCGCCGACCCGAGCGGCTCGCGATCGGGCAGGCCGACGGCATCCAGGCGCGCAGCGTCGAGACCTTCCAGGCGTTCGGCTTCGCCGAGCACATCACGGCGGAGGCGTACCGCATCACCGAGATGGCCTTCTGGGGCCCCGATCCCGAGGACCCGTCGCGCATCGTCCGCGGCGCGACGCCCGACGACGACCCTGCGGGCATCAGCGAGTTCCCGCACCTCATCGTCAACCAGGCGCGCGTGCTCGACTACTTCGCCGAGGCGGCGCGGTTCGCCCCAGGCCGGGTCGTGCCCGACTACGGCTACGAGTTCAAGACCCTCGAGGTGACCGACGAGGGCGAGTTCCCCGTGGTCGTGACCCTCGCGCACACCGCGGGGGACGCGAAGGACGAGGAGCGGATCATCCGCGCCAAGTACGTCGTCGGCGCGGACGGCGCGCGCAGCGCGGTGCGCTCGGCGATCGGCTGCACGCTCGCCGGACAGTCGGCGAACCACGCGTGGGGCGTCATGGACGTGCTCGCCGTGACCGACTTCCCCGACATCCGCACGAAGTGCGCGATCCAGTCGGCATCGGGCGGCAACATCCTGCTCATCCCCCGGGAGGGCGGCTACCTCTTCCGCATGTACGTCGACCTCGGCGAGGTGCCCGAGGACGACCGCGGCGCGGTGCGCAAGACGACGGTCGAGCAGATCATCGCCAAGGCGAACGCGATCATCGCGCCGTACACGCTCGACGTGCGGAACGTGGCGTGGAGCAGCGTCTACGAGGTGGGCCACCGGCTCACCGACCGCTTCGACGACGTGCTCGCCGACGAGCGGGGCACCCGCACGCCGCGCGTCTTCATCGCTGGCGACGCGTGCCACACGCACAGCGCGAAGGCGGGCCAGGGCATGAACGTGTCGATGCAGGACGGCTTCAACATCGGCTGGAAGCTCGGCCACGTGCTCGACGGCCGCGCCCCCGAGTCGCTGCTCGACACCTACTCGCTCGAGCGGCAGGTGGTCGCGCAGGCGCTCATCGACTTCGACAAGGAGTGGTCGACGCTCATGGCGAAGCCCGTGAGCGAGCTCGGCAGCCCGCAGGAGGTCGCCGAGTTCTACACGCGCACGGCGGAGTTCCCGGCCGGCTTCATGACGCAGTACGAGCCGTCGATGATCGTCGGCACCCCCGAGCACCAGCAGCTCGCGACCGGTTTCCCGATCGGCAAGCGCTTCAAGTCGGCGCGGGGTGTGAAGGTGTGCGACACCAACCCGGTGCACATCGGCCACTTCCACCAGGCCGACGGCCGCTGGCGCATCTACGCCTTCGCCGACAGCGCCGCCCCCGGGCAGGGCTCGGCGCTGGCCGAGTGGGCCGAGTGGCTCGCGAACGACCCGCAGTCGCCCATCGCCGTGCACACACCCGCGGGCCGCGACACGAGCGCGCTCTTCGATGTGCGGGCGATCTACCAGCAGGGCCACCACGACATCGACCTCAATGACGTGCCGGATGCGTTCAAGCCGATCGTCGGACCGTTCGAGCTCATGAACCTCGAGAACGTCTACGCGACGCTCCCCGACGACGACATCTTCGACGCGCGCGGCATCTCGCGCGACGGCGCCGTCGTGGTCGTGCGGCCCGACCAGTACGTCGCGCACGTGCTGCCGCTCACGGCGACGGACGAGCTCGCGGCGTTCTTCCGCGGGGCGCTCACGCCCGCAGCCTGA
- a CDS encoding NAD(P)/FAD-dependent oxidoreductase: MATPDTELLDCIVLGGGPAGLQATLTLARVHRTVALVDEGPGRNAAAAHMQNVVTRDGTPPAEFRAIARQQLAAYGTASGGTVQLVDGAVVDARATDDEVRVELADGAQLRARHLILATGVADLPLPLPGLARHWGGQVAHCPFCHGHELGARVIVLGGEPQREHPLRMMASVAEHLTWLTDGVPLDPEVVAGLEPLGIAVDARRATGVEEREGRLVGIRLEDGDVLPCDGVLTGGAWVQRSALPENLGCAMLPDGAIEVDEVGATSVPRVFAAGDAAHRATAGPGHSVIASAAAGQMAALGVVRALIA, encoded by the coding sequence ATGGCAACTCCTGATACCGAGCTCCTCGACTGCATAGTCCTCGGCGGCGGCCCCGCCGGGCTGCAGGCCACCCTCACCCTCGCGCGCGTGCACCGGACGGTCGCGCTCGTCGACGAGGGGCCGGGGCGCAACGCCGCCGCCGCGCACATGCAGAACGTCGTCACGCGCGACGGCACACCGCCCGCCGAGTTCCGCGCGATCGCGCGCCAGCAGCTCGCCGCCTACGGCACTGCATCGGGCGGCACTGTGCAGCTCGTGGACGGCGCGGTGGTGGACGCCCGCGCGACCGACGATGAGGTGCGCGTCGAGCTCGCGGACGGCGCTCAGCTGCGAGCCCGCCACCTGATCCTCGCGACCGGCGTCGCCGACCTGCCGCTGCCGCTGCCGGGGCTTGCCCGGCACTGGGGCGGGCAGGTCGCGCACTGCCCGTTCTGCCACGGGCACGAGCTGGGCGCGCGGGTCATCGTGCTGGGCGGTGAGCCGCAGCGCGAGCACCCACTGCGGATGATGGCGAGCGTCGCCGAGCACCTCACGTGGCTGACCGACGGCGTGCCGCTCGACCCCGAGGTCGTCGCCGGGCTCGAGCCGCTCGGCATCGCGGTCGATGCGCGGCGCGCGACCGGCGTGGAGGAGCGGGAGGGGCGGCTCGTCGGCATCCGGCTCGAGGACGGCGACGTGCTGCCGTGCGACGGCGTGCTCACCGGCGGCGCGTGGGTGCAGCGATCGGCGCTGCCGGAGAACCTCGGATGCGCGATGCTGCCGGACGGCGCGATCGAGGTCGACGAGGTGGGAGCCACGAGCGTGCCGCGGGTCTTCGCCGCCGGTGACGCCGCGCACCGGGCGACCGCCGGCCCCGGCCACTCGGTCATCGCGAGCGCTGCCGCCGGCCAGATGGCCGCGCTCGGCGTCGTGCGGGCGCTGATCGCGTAG
- a CDS encoding MBL fold metallo-hydrolase has product MRVTKREHACMILDEEGQQLVIDPGNQTGAVVARGLVAIVITHEHPDHWDVPHLEALRAAHPSARIFAPAGVAAAAEGFDITVVEAGERVTAGPFRLRFFGGTHAEIHRTIPSVDNLGVLVNERFYYPGDSYATPDVPVAVLATPAGAPWLKIGEVMDFVVDVAPRATFAVHDAPLSPMGLGMAHARIEGAVHHGGGEHHRLEPGDSIEV; this is encoded by the coding sequence ATGCGAGTGACGAAGCGAGAGCATGCCTGCATGATCCTCGACGAGGAAGGGCAGCAGCTCGTCATCGACCCGGGCAACCAGACGGGCGCCGTCGTCGCGCGCGGCCTGGTCGCGATCGTCATCACGCACGAGCACCCCGACCACTGGGATGTGCCGCACCTCGAGGCGCTCCGCGCCGCCCACCCGTCGGCGCGCATCTTCGCGCCCGCCGGCGTGGCCGCCGCGGCCGAGGGCTTCGACATCACCGTCGTCGAGGCCGGCGAGCGCGTGACGGCCGGCCCGTTCCGGCTGCGCTTCTTCGGCGGCACGCACGCCGAGATCCACCGCACGATCCCGTCCGTCGACAACCTCGGCGTGCTCGTGAACGAGCGCTTCTACTACCCGGGCGACTCCTACGCGACGCCCGACGTGCCGGTCGCCGTGCTCGCGACGCCCGCGGGCGCCCCGTGGCTGAAGATCGGCGAGGTGATGGACTTCGTCGTCGATGTCGCGCCGCGCGCGACGTTCGCGGTGCACGACGCGCCGCTGTCGCCGATGGGGCTCGGGATGGCGCACGCCCGCATCGAGGGCGCCGTGCATCACGGCGGCGGCGAGCACCACCGACTGGAGCCCGGCGACTCGATCGAGGTCTAG